A window from Bos mutus isolate GX-2022 chromosome 1, NWIPB_WYAK_1.1, whole genome shotgun sequence encodes these proteins:
- the SMIM34 gene encoding small integral membrane protein 34 encodes MWVSHRHLCFSGHWANQTQASRILGHLLGDRMEGRNSSNSTRALKLSDGTRAAWYILTIFGIYGLIFLFRLASNILRKNEKPLEDIYYSNLTFELEKKGLQSKAARCSSLTISHRAVLWPNQASPETKGGNSSPHAEIQEIP; translated from the coding sequence ATGTGGGTCTCACACAGACATCTCTGTTTCTCAGGGCATTGGGCCAACCAGACCCAAGCCAGCCGCATCCTGGGGCACCTGCTGGGGGACCGCATGGAGGGAAGAAACAGCAGCAATTCCACCAGGGCCCTGAAGCTTTCAGATGGGACCAGAGCCGCTTGGTATATCCTCACCATCTTTGGCATCTATGGGCTGATTTTCCTCTTCCGATTGGCCAGCAACAtcctcagaaagaatgaaaagcccTTGGAAGACATTTATTACTCCAATCTGACATTTGAACTTGAAAAGAAAGGGCTCCAGAGCAAGGCAGCCAGATGCTCTTCACTGACCATTAGCCACAGAGCTGTCCTGTGGCCCAACCAGGCCAGCCCAGAGACAAAGGGTGGGAACAGCAGCCCCCACGCTGAAATCCAAGAGATCCCTTGA